Genomic DNA from Pseudomonas helmanticensis:
TCGAGAATTTTCAGGCCCTTGGGCGTTTGCAGGAACAGGCTGAGGGCGAAGCGGCCAATCATGACGATGCCGATGATCCACGCCACGCGGGTCGGTTCGAGATTGAAGCTGTACCCCTCAAGGACGACACCGACAATCGGCCCGAAAACGATCAGGGCAATCAGGCCGGCAAGAATCGCCTCAACCAGGCTTTTTTTGACATCAATGCTTTTTTGGGTGGTTGAAGACATCGCTTACACCTTCGACACAAGAGGACGGCCCAACAGGCCCTGCGGCCGGAAGACCAGAACAAGTACGAGCAGCGAGAAGCTGAACACGTCTTTGTAGTCGGAGTTGACCAGGCCGGAGAACAGCGACTCGGAGATACCGAGGATGATCCCGCCCAACATCGCACCCGGCAGCGAACCGATCCCGCCGAGTACCGCAGCGGTAAAGGCTTTAATGCCGATGACGAACCCGGCGTAGAAGTCGAACGTGCCGTAGTTCATGGTGATCAGCACGCCGGCCAGCGCCGCCATGGCTGCACCGATGATGAATACGTAAGAGATAACGCGGTCGGTGTTGATCCCCAGGATCGAGGCCATCTTGCGGTCTTGCTGGGTGGCGCGGCACATGCGGCCGAGCTTGGTGTACTTGATGACATAGGTCAGCAGGCCCATGCCAACGAACGCGGCGACCAGGATGAACACCTTGGTGTAGGTGAGCTGGACAAAACCGGTGCCGATGTCGACGCGCCAGGCACCGGTGAGCAGTGTCGGAACGCCCTGTTGGCGTGCGCCCTGACTGATCTGGGCATAGTTTTGCAGAATCAGCGAGATGCCGATGGCGCTGATCAGCGGAGCCAGTCGGGTGGAGTTGCGCAGGGGTCTGTAAGCGACTCGCTCAATGACCCAGCCATACACCGCCGTGACGACGATGGTGAAGATCAGTGTGCCGAGCATCAGCAGCGGGAAGGATTCGATACCGAAGTAAGCCAGCAGAGCCAGACTGATTGCCGCCAGGTAAGCGGAAATCATGTAAACCTCGCCGTGGGCGAAGTTGATCATGCCGATGATGCCGTAGACCATTGTGTAGCCGATGGCGATCAGGCCATAGACCGACCCGAGGGTCAGGCCGTTGACCAGTTGCTGCAGGAAAATACCATCCATAACGCAATCTCACGCAGTGAGAACCTGCCCACCTGTAGGCGGGCGGCTCTTCTAGGGAAAATACAGATTTACGTCGGAGCAATGTCAGCCACGATTCACCCGTCACCACCGCCCCCTGTAGGAGTGAGCCTACTCGCGATAGCGGATTAACATTCAACACATGTGTTGCCTGTAACTCCGTCATCGCGAGCAGGCTCACTCCTACAAAGGAGCCGTGGGATCAGTTGATCGCGTCAGCCCTTACTTCTGTTTTTCCAGCTGGTGATATTTGCCGCTGGCGTCCCACTGGTACACCACGTAGTCGGAGACCTTCAGGTCGCCCTTCTTGTCCCAGGCCTTCTCACCCATGACGGTTTTCACCGGATTGGCTTTCAGCCACTCGGCAGCTTTCTCGCCACTGTTGGATTTTGCGCCATTGAAGGCTGCAGCCAGGGTTTGCACCGAGGCGTAGGCATACAGGGTGTAGCCTTCAGGTTCGGTGCCGGCCTTGCGGAAGGCATCGACGACGGTTTTACTTTCCGGCAGCAGACGCGGGTCGGCGCCGAAAGTCATCAGCACGCCGTCGACGTATTGCGGGCCGCCAGCGGTGGTCACCAGTTCGTCGGTAACGATGCCGTCGTCGGACATGAATTTCACGTCTTTCAGGCCTTCGGTACGCAGTTGTTTGACCAGTGGACCGGCTTCCGGGTGCAGGCCGCCGAAGTAGACAACGTCGGCACCGGCGGCGCGGATCTTGGTGACCAGGGCGCTGAAGTCTTTCTCGCCACGGGTCAGGCCTTCGTAGATGACCGGGGTCACACCACGCTTGGTCAACTGCGCCTTGGTGGCATCCGCCAGGCCTTGGCCGTAGGTGTCCTTGTCGTGGATGACCGCGACTTTCTTGCCCTTGAGCACGTCGACGATGTAGTCGCCGGCGACGATGCCTTGCTGGTCGTCACGTCCGCACATACGGAACATGGCGCCCAAGCCGCGCTCGGTCACTTGCGGGTTGGTGGAACCCGGGGTGATCGCGATAACGCCGGCCTCGTCGTAGATTTCCGAGGCTGGAATGGTGGAAGAAGAGCAGAAGTGACCGACTACGCCAGCGACTTTCTGGTTGACCAGGTCCTTGGCGACCGTGACCGCTTGTTTCGGTTCGCAGGCGTCATCGCCTTTGACCAGAACGATTTTCTCCCCGTTGACGCCACCTGCCGCGTTGACCGCATCAGCCGCCGCCTGTGCACCCTTCATGTACTGCTCGCCAAATGCCGCGTTGGCGCCAGTCATTGGACCCGCTACACCGATTTTGACGTCGGCTTGAGCAAACGCAGAAACACCCAACGCAGTAGCCACTGCGAGGGCCAGAAAGCCTTTCTTGTAAAACGTCTGGGACATGAGGTGGTGCTCCAAGGTTTTTTTTAGTTGGCACTGCGACTTCACTTCACTGAAAGCTCAGAGCAAGGCCCGTGCCATCGGTTTTTTATTCTTCAAAAAGTCGCTGCTTTCTTGTTATTTCGACTGTTTCGTTCCCATTTTCATTGGGCGTGCAACCGTCTAAA
This window encodes:
- a CDS encoding ABC transporter permease subunit yields the protein MDGIFLQQLVNGLTLGSVYGLIAIGYTMVYGIIGMINFAHGEVYMISAYLAAISLALLAYFGIESFPLLMLGTLIFTIVVTAVYGWVIERVAYRPLRNSTRLAPLISAIGISLILQNYAQISQGARQQGVPTLLTGAWRVDIGTGFVQLTYTKVFILVAAFVGMGLLTYVIKYTKLGRMCRATQQDRKMASILGINTDRVISYVFIIGAAMAALAGVLITMNYGTFDFYAGFVIGIKAFTAAVLGGIGSLPGAMLGGIILGISESLFSGLVNSDYKDVFSFSLLVLVLVFRPQGLLGRPLVSKV
- a CDS encoding branched-chain amino acid ABC transporter substrate-binding protein, which encodes MSQTFYKKGFLALAVATALGVSAFAQADVKIGVAGPMTGANAAFGEQYMKGAQAAADAVNAAGGVNGEKIVLVKGDDACEPKQAVTVAKDLVNQKVAGVVGHFCSSSTIPASEIYDEAGVIAITPGSTNPQVTERGLGAMFRMCGRDDQQGIVAGDYIVDVLKGKKVAVIHDKDTYGQGLADATKAQLTKRGVTPVIYEGLTRGEKDFSALVTKIRAAGADVVYFGGLHPEAGPLVKQLRTEGLKDVKFMSDDGIVTDELVTTAGGPQYVDGVLMTFGADPRLLPESKTVVDAFRKAGTEPEGYTLYAYASVQTLAAAFNGAKSNSGEKAAEWLKANPVKTVMGEKAWDKKGDLKVSDYVVYQWDASGKYHQLEKQK